The DNA region ATTATTGTCGGTAAGTTGAATTGACATTCAAAACTATGTACTTATATTTAATATGAACATTTTATTCCAGTGGAAGAAATACCGACCGCAATACAACATTGGTATCGATTGTATGGTAATAGTCCACGTTATGGAAATTTTCGTATTACTTCATCTTATGTCAGAATTTCTTAATTCTTGTGGagggaaaaaatgaattcacaTGAAAGAAAAACGCAAAAAACCCTTTTTcttgaatcaacaacaaaattcaatttcattctctttcattaataaaaatgagatttttttttgaacaaaaaactgTGTCAATTTAATTCACTGAATTTCACAGAATAATTCTATTCCAATTCCGTGTATTCGAAACATCATTATAGTGATCATTAtccattattgaataataaatctgGCAGATAGAAATCGATTTACACATCCATATGATCCAACTTATACATAACAAATTCCACCATTTCTTTGGCATATCAATGACAAAATACGATTAGATAActggatgaaaaaatggattattcattttgaataatatCAACCGTTTAGCAATTCAACAATCGTTCGCTTGTGTAGCCACCTGTCGACttggaaaataatgaaaacatatTCACATGGTTTCACTTTACAATTCTTAactgaatttcaaattcgttttaggaattttcatttatgaatttaatttgCCAAAACCTGTCCATCGATAATCGCTAGAACAAATGGTGAAATTATCAACCGAATACatgaaattaatgattttaaaatcCGAAATAATGGCGAAAAACGTTCCGAATACGATACGTTCTCTATGAAGAGTTCACATAATGGTAATACTTTCAATATTGCTTACTCATTGTTTACGCAACTCATTTCGCAAAACGTTTATAGCCAgtgaaattttgatttgattcgatttttattattaataaaactttgatcaaattgaaatataaGTTAGtcttttgtgaaaaaaatgaatgtacaccctcttaattttttcttttattttgagGCTGCACCTGTAATAATTAATTTGGTCATCCCTCGTTACCTTAATCGATTCTTCGATTTGTATTTTGAAATGACGATTTTTTCTAACCCGCCCCCATCCGGGTGGTGGGGTATTCAAATACCTGAAAactatttttattctggtaagaaaaaatgattttaataattcaGATAAAATGggtaattttcttttttgactCTAGTACCATTTCGAGATCGTCGAATTCttcaaaacattcgattttaTGACGACGTGGAATGGCATATACTTTGGGTGGTGAagaattgaacaattttctaCGATATGTGACGATCGGTAAGCAAATTCTAacgatttgattattgaatgacgctacaaattattcatttgtcattcatttagCTGAGCATCCAGCAGATCTAGTGGTGAACACAGACCACGAACATCCCATTGCGACATTTGTGGAAATGACCGTTACCACACCCACCAGAAACTATCCGATTTTCAATGGCTATAACCTAAATGTCGAACATCCGAACAATGTAACGGTTTCACAAATAGAATGCCGGTTCGTGATCAGATACACTCCAacagaaataaattttcaagtaTTTGATCCTGATGAGGAACTTGATCATGGCGATAATATatagtgataataatattttaatATCATACTCGTCTTCGACGTTATCGCATTCGTGGATGaggatgacgatgataaaatttttcattcacaaataagaaaatgtttcacataatttcatttgaatatacGAACTCtgacaatttgatttgaagtTTTGAATTCATAACATTGTATATAAGAACGTTACTCATTATACTCATAATAATACGAAAAACGGCAAACCATTGACATTTTCAACAAGTTTAAACATTATTGATTACTTTCTATattttgatatatataaataaatattcaatgaaaaaattttgtatgaaataaaaatttttcattcatcgatgTAAATGATGCAAATGATGGTTATACAAAAATACAAccgagacaaaaaaaaatggagagAGAAtgtgaatatgaataaaatgaattgaaatgaaacgaaaccaaaatcgaatgattcaaaGATCAcatttaataattaatatatttgaatattcgaatgaatgaaataaaattcgtGTTAAACAAAATGTTATAGCTTCTGCAGCCTCATCTATCGATTCAATGGCACTTTGGCATGAGCGATGCGctcatttttcaacaaagaTGAtctcaaaaatgatgaataacaaATTGGTCGATGGTGTTCCGAGTAATATTGGCAACAATATCTCATTTTGCGTCTCCTGTAAATCGGGTAAAATGACGGGAACCTCCCATCTTAAAAGttccattcatcaatatttgaaaCCTAGCTTAAAGCTTCATCTTGATATTGGCGGATATACAACAAGATCCATTCACGGAAATATGTATTATCTAGTTGCAGTTGATGAATTTACAAATTACATCAAAATTGCTTTCATGAAAAATCGACAAGAAACCTTGGAAAAGTTTCGTAAAATAGTTAATGAAATCAAGCTTGACACTGGTAATGATGTCCTGAGCATTCGTACAGATCATGGCTCTGAATTTCTTAGCAAAGACTTTAAGTCGTTCATCAACAGTCGAGGTATCCTTCATGAATTAGCCACTGTCAAAACACCACAACAGAACGGGCGGGTGGAGCGGGCCATACGGaacattgttgatcattCTATCTCCATGTTATCGTCATCAAATTTGCCATTATCCCTTTGGgatgaatcaacaaattgTTCTGTTTACGTCATAAATCGTATGTTAAAttcaagaaatgaaattccatttgaaaaatattttggtcGTCGTGTTGATCTTTCAAATCTCCGTATCTTCGGCTCATTAGGCTATGCCTTAATTAAAAACGATCGAcataaatattcatcaaagaCCAAGAAAGTTTTTATGGTTGGTTATCATTCAAGTAACACTTATCGTGTTTATTGTCCAACCAATCGACGTATCGAATTTGCTTGTGACGTGAAATTTAATGAACAGGCTAAATGCCATATATCGACGAACAGCTCAAatattgacaacaaaaatttaaattcaattaataacgatgatcaaaattcatcattttcatcaaatgaatcaaccgatttgaatcatcatgatcaaactGTTACAAACCCCAACATCGTTATCGTCAACGGGGGAAGTGACATCGATTCTATCAACAACCCAACTGGGGGAAGTGACGAAAATGTTACCGATACCGAtcttgatgacaatgattccGAACATGTTGAAACAACCAATCGACGATCAGTTGGACGTCCTCTTGGATCATCAAATCGTAGATATGAAATTAATCCTGAACGAATAGATTCTTTGCGACCACGTTCAAATGAAAGTGAAGCTGTTGTGGCCATTGCTGGCAGTGAACCGAATACATTTGATGAAGCTGTAAGCAGTATTGATTCCGAAAAGTGGAAACTGGCCATGCAACatgaatttaatcaattaattaaaaacaaaacgtgGGCTCTGGTTGAATCACCGTCTAATGTACGGGTGATATCAGTTAAATGGGTGTTTACAATCAAAGAAGACGGTCGGTATCGTGCGCGTCTGGTAGCAAGAGGTTTCGAACAGGATGATAAATCATCTTATGATTGTTACGCTCCAGTTGTTTGCATGGAAAGTGTTCGCTTGTTCTTCTCCCTGGTTGCATCCATGCACATGTCATTGGTCCAATTCGATGTATCCTGCGCCTTCTTGAATGGCCAAATTACCGGAGACGTATATATTAAACAACCACCTggttacgatgatgattcaggCCGTGTCTGCAAATTATTTCGAGGTTTATACGGATTACGTGAAAGTCCCAGGAGCTGGAACTCCGTATTTGATCAAACCAAACGTAAGTTTGGCTTTAATTCTACTAATCTCGATCcctgtttttatttcatgcGAGAAAATGCCGAATtcacaataatgatcatttacGTCGACGATGGCATAATTGCATCAACGAACAAGAAGAAACCGCTcgaaatttttgataaattgtcTAAAAGATTTGAAATCCGTAAAGTTGAATCATCTCGTTTCCTCGGTATTGAATATGAACGAAATTATCGAAATCGGACTATATATTTAAAACAAGAACAATATTTATTGGAcaagttgaaaaattttgaaatgaatgaatcgagaCATTCTGATACACCGTTTGCCTGCGGTACGAATCCATATGACACCGAATCTCCAACCAACGAAGATTATCCATATAGACAGGCCGTCGGTGCTCTTCTATATTTGTCCTGTAAAACACGTCCAGATATTGCATATACCGTATCATTATTAGCAAGGTTTACGAACGCaccaaatgaaattcatgtGAAGTCAATAAAACGTCTTTTTCGATATCTTAATGGCACACGTTCGGTTGGTATTTGCTTGGGCGGTGAAGTTCCAAAATCGATTGTGGGATATGCAGACGCTGATCTCTCTGGTGACAAAATTGGTGGAAAAACAACCACTGGAcacattgtttattttggaGGTCCAATCATTTGGAAGACTCATTTACAAAAATGTACTATTGATAATACTTGCGAGGCCGAATATATATCAGCATCGTTGTGTGCCAAGGACATGAAATATATCCGAAATCAATTGGTCGAAATTGGAATCGAAACAGACATTCCCATTTTAAATTGTGATAATCGTTCTACTGTCTACCAAATTTATGGTCAATCTATTACGCCAAAACTTCGTCATATTGctatcaaatttcattctaTTCGTAACGATGTAATGGACAACAATCTAATCGTAAAATGGATTCCCACCGATCAACAGGTTGCGGACGTACTTACTAAATCTCTCCCTCCGGCTAAATTTGTTCCTTTGGTACGTTTGCTGAATCTGGGGAAGTGTTAAAGCAACTTGAACTTTATTcatcatacatacacattgTCACATATATAAACGACACATTTATACATGTAGTCAGTTGATTGTTTTCttctacacacacaacacTATGATCATCTCttctttttatatttgtgtatcattcattttgtattttctttctttattttggTTCTTTTAAATtacaataaatataaattaattaatttcaacaataGCCAAATACGATTAGATAActggatgaaaaaatggattattcattttgaataatatCAACCGTTTAGCAATTCAACAATCGGTCGCTTGTGTAGCCACCTGTCGACttggaaaataatgaaaacatatTCACATGGTTTCACTTTACAATTcttaattgaatttcaaattcgttttaggaattttcatttatgaatttaatttgCCGAAACCTTTCCATTGATGGTCGCCGGAACGAATggtaaaattatcaatcgaatacatgaaattaatgattttaaaatcCGAAATAATGGCGAAAAACGTTCCGAATACGATACGTTCTCTATGAAGAGTTCACATAATGGTAATACTTTCAATATTGCTTACTCATTGTTTACGCAACTCATTTCGCAAAACGTTTATAGCCAgtgaaattttgatttgattcgattctatagtattaaatcatttttattttatcaaattgaaattgaaatatttgttaatcttttgtaaaaaaatgaatgcacACCCtctcagtttttttttgtttttgaggCCGAGCCAGGCCTAATTAATTTGGTCATCCCTCGTTACCTTAATCGATTCTTCGATTTGTATTTTGAATTGACGATTTTTTCTAACCCGCCCCCATCCGGGTGGTGGGGTGTTCAAATATCTGAAAactatttttattctggtaagaaaaaatgattttaataattcaGATAAAAtgggtaatttttttttttgactctAGTACCATTTCGAGATCGTCGAATACTtgaaaacattcgattttaTGTACGCCTTGGAATGGCCTATATTTTGGGTGGTGAagaattgaacaattttctaCGATATGTGACATTAGGTAAGCAAATTCTAacgatttgattattgaatgacGCTACAAATTATTTGTAATTCATTTAGCCGAGCATCCAGCAGATCTAGTGGTGAACACAGACCACGAACATCCCATTACGACATTTGTGGTAATAGAACGAAGAAATTTTTGTATTAATATCAAAAATCcattattgaaatatttcaatatgGATAACCGGATTATGGATTCACATTGtcgattattgaatgaatgtccAATATCGAGCagcaatgataatgttggtgataaaacaaaagaaaaagaacaaaacaatgataataaaaaaattgaacaacatcatcataatcaatattattacaatACGAACAATGAAAAAGTGCCAAAATTTAGCAATTATAAAcaagataataatgatgtttttaatcaacgaaaaaaacattttcatcatcatcaccaccaccatcatcatcatcattatcaaaacattcgattttaTGTACGACGTGGAATGgcctaatgatgatgatcataataataacgataatcgaaccatcaatgatgatgatgattatcatcatgaaaattattcatcattagtaTCACATCatcctgatcatcatcatcatcatcatgataatcatcatcattatgctTATTTTCTAACATCAATACCtttgaattattcaaaaaattcatataaacACCATTCAATAATCTCCaacaataattataataatgtgaaacattcaaaaaaattgtatggTAATAGTCCACGTTATGGGAATTTTCGTATTACTTCATCTTATGTCAGAATTTCTTAATTCTTGTGGagggaaaaaatgaattcacaTGAAAGAAAAACGCAAAAAACCTTTCTTcttgaatcaacaacaaaattcaatttcattctctttcattaataaaaatgagatttttttttgaacaaaaaactgTGTCAATTTAATTCACTGAATTTCACAGAATAATTCTATTCCAATTCCGTGTATTCGAAACATCATTATAGTGATcattatccattattattgaataataaatctgGCAGATAGAAATCCATTTACACATCCATATGATCCAACTTATACATAACGATTCAATTATTTCTTTGACACATCAATAGCTGTTAAAGCAACTTGAACTTTATTcatcatacatacacattgTCACATATATAAACGACACATTTATACATGTAGTCAGTTGATTGTTTTCttctacacacacaacacTATGATCATCTCttctttttatatttgtgtatcattcattttgtattttctttctttattttggTTCTTTTAAATtacaataaatataaattaattaatttcaacaataGCCAAATACGATTAGATAActggatgaaaaaatggattattcattttgaataatatCAACCGTTTAGCAATTCAACAATCGGTCGCTTGTGTAGCCACCTGTCGACttggaaaataatgaaaacatatTCACATGGTTTCACTTTACAATTcttaattgaatttcaaattcgttttaggaattttcatttatgaatttaatttgCCAAAACCTGTCCATCGATAATCGCTAGAACAAATggtaaaattatcaatcgaatacatgaaattaatgattttaaaatcCGAAATAATGGCGAAAAACGTTCCGAATACGATACGTTCTCTATGAAGAGTTCACATAATGGTAATACTTTCAATATTGCTTGCTCATTGTTTACGCTACTCATTTCTTAAACCGTTTATTTATAGCCAgtgaaattttgatttgattcgattttgttgtattaaatcatttttatcaaattgaaattgaaatatttgttaatctttggtgaaaaaaaatgaatgcacACCCtctcagttttttttttgtttttgaggCCGAGCCAGGCCCAATTAATTTGGTCATCCCTCGTCACCTTAATCGATTCTTCGATTTGTATTTTGAAATGACGATTTTTTCTAACCCGCCCCCATCCGGGTGGTGGGGTATTCAAATACCTGAAAactatttttattctggtaagaaaatatgattttaataattcaGATAAAATGggtaattttcttttttgactCTAGTACCATTTCGAGATCGTCGAATTCttcaaaacattcgattttaTGTACGACGTGGAATGGCATATACTTTGGGTGGTGAagaattgaacaattttctaCGATATGTGACGATCGGTAAGCAAATTCTAacgatttgattattgaatgacgctacaaattattcatttgtcattcatttagCTGAGCATCCAGCAGATCTAGTGGTGAACACAGACCACGAACATCCCATTGCGACATTTGTGGAAATGACCGTTACCACACCCACCAGAAACTATCCGATTTTCAATGGCTATAACCTAAATGTCGAACATCCGAACAATGTAACGGTTTCACAAATAGAATGCCGGTTCGTGATCAGATACACTCCAacagaaataaattttcaagtaTTTGATCCTGATGAGGAACTTGATCATGGCGATAATATatagtgataataatattttaatATCATACTCGTCTTCGACGTTATCGCATTCGTGGATGaggatgacgatgataaaatttttcattcacaaataagaaaatgtttcacataatttcatttgaatatacGAACTCtgacaatttgatttgaagtTTTGAATTCATAACATTGTATATAAATACGTTACTCATTATACTCATAATAATACGAAAAACGGCAAACCATTGACATTTTCAACAAGTTTAAACATTATTGATTACTTTCTATattttgatatatataaataaatattcaatgaaaaaattttgtatgaaataaaaatttttcattcatcgatgTAAATGATGCAAATGATGGTTATACAAAAATACAAccgagacaaaaaaaaatggagagAGAAtgtgaatatgaataaaatgaattgaaatgaaacgaaaccaaaatcgaatgattcaaaGATCAcatttaataattaatatatttgaatattcgaatgaatgaaataaaattattttagcATATATATTCTTTCtatagaaataaaatgatcatcattatctcattattattattattgatcaccATGGATTTcaactttgattttttttttcaatgttcattTCTGGTAAAATACAGATATCAATGCTTCTATATcatgtgtgtatgcgtgAGTGTGTGGTTTCTATCTATTTGATGTATTTTTATACATGGATGTGtagaccaacaacaacaacaacaataataatagtaaatgattcatcattccaTTTCAAACACTagattaatcaatgaatacgaggcaaaaaatttttttttttttttttaaagaccACCCAGATTTTAGATATTAAAACGAATTGGTGTGCGTCGTGTATCTATCTCTCATCGGAAAcaaatggttgttgttgaaaacaaataaaaaaacatcagcaataataacattcatttaaatcatccaaatcaaaatttgaaaaaaatggtttacATATTCTATGTCAAAACAGATTCACGTGGAACTGCTGAATTTAAATTACGATGGCGTATTGTTCAAGATAttgatattatcattgaaatcgatattgctggaccaccaccagcatCAAATTTATGGAAGATACAGATACCAAGACGTTTTCTTTTACAAGGTATTTACCAATAGTCaccaatatatataaatcataataatcattattctgTTCTTAGTTCC from Dermatophagoides farinae isolate YC_2012a chromosome 5, ASM2471394v1, whole genome shotgun sequence includes:
- the LOC142597553 gene encoding uncharacterized protein LOC142597553, with protein sequence MAYILGGEELNNFLRYVTLAEHPADLVVNTDHEHPITTFVVIERRNFCINIKNPLLKYFNMDNRIMDSHCRLLNECPISSSNDNVGDKTKEKEQNNDNKKIEQHHHNQYYYNTNNEKVPKFSNYKQDNNDVFNQRKKHFHHHHHHHHHHHYQNIRFYVRRGMA